Proteins found in one Flavobacterium channae genomic segment:
- a CDS encoding CoA transferase subunit A, producing the protein MISRKVNNVKEALEGIQDGQTIMLGGFGLCGIPENSIAELVRKNVTNLTCISNNAGVDDFGLGLLLQKRQIKKMISSYVGENAEFERQMLSGELEVELTPQGTLAEKCRAAQAGIPAFFTPAGYGTEVAEGKEVREFNGKMHVLEHAFKADFSIVKAWKGDEAGNLIFKGTARNFNAPMAGAAKITIAEVEELVPAGTLDPNEIHIPGIMINRIFQGEKFEKRIEQRTVRQK; encoded by the coding sequence ATGATTTCTAGAAAAGTTAACAACGTTAAAGAGGCTTTAGAAGGCATTCAAGACGGACAAACCATCATGTTAGGTGGTTTTGGTCTTTGTGGTATTCCTGAAAATAGTATTGCTGAATTAGTTCGTAAAAATGTAACCAATCTAACTTGTATTTCAAACAACGCAGGAGTTGATGATTTCGGATTGGGATTACTATTACAAAAACGCCAAATTAAAAAAATGATTTCTTCGTATGTGGGAGAAAATGCAGAGTTCGAACGTCAAATGCTTTCAGGGGAATTGGAAGTGGAATTAACACCACAAGGAACCTTAGCGGAAAAATGTCGTGCTGCACAAGCCGGAATTCCTGCATTCTTTACGCCAGCAGGTTACGGAACTGAAGTAGCGGAAGGAAAAGAAGTTCGAGAATTTAACGGAAAAATGCATGTTTTAGAACACGCTTTCAAAGCTGATTTCTCTATTGTTAAAGCATGGAAAGGTGACGAAGCAGGAAATTTGATTTTCAAAGGAACAGCTCGTAACTTTAATGCACCAATGGCTGGCGCAGCAAAAATTACTATTGCTGAGGTAGAAGAATTGGTACCAGCTGGTACTTTAGATCCAAATGAAATTCACATTCCAGGAATTATGATTAATCGTATTTTCCAGGGTGAGAAATTTGAGAAAAGAATTGAGCAAAGAACCGTTAGACAAAAATAA
- a CDS encoding fumarate hydratase has protein sequence MDFLYQDPYPILKDDTHYKKLTSDYVKVEKLGDREILVVDPKGLELLAQEAMDDVSFMLRSAHLQKLRNIIDDPEATDNDRFVAYNLLQNASVAVEGQLPSCQDTGTAIVVAKKGENVYTGVDDGEWLSKGIYNTYQNKNLRYSQIVPISMFEEKNSGSNLPAQIDIYAKKGSSYEFLFLTKGGGSANKTFLYQKTKSLLNEKSLDEFIRERIMDLGTAACPPYHLAIVIGGTSAEANLAAVKKASAGYYDHLPTSGNMSGQAFRDLEWEKRIQIICQESQIGAQFGGKYLTHDVRVIRLPRHAASCPVGMGVSCSADRNIKGKITKDGIFLEQLETNPGQFLPDTAPHLEPAVEVNLNRPMQEVLAELSKYPIKTRLKLNGTLIVARDIAHAKIKELLDAGKPMPEYFKNHPVYYAGPAKTPDGMPSGSFGPTTAGRMDVYVDEFQAAGGSMITLAKGNRSKDVMNACKKHGGFYLGSIGGPAAILAKENILSVEVVDFPELGMEAVRKIEVKDFPAFIITDDKGNDFFMNL, from the coding sequence ATGGACTTTTTATATCAAGACCCGTATCCTATTTTAAAAGATGATACGCACTACAAAAAATTAACTTCAGATTACGTAAAAGTAGAAAAATTAGGCGATAGAGAAATCTTAGTAGTCGACCCAAAAGGGTTAGAATTATTAGCGCAAGAAGCCATGGACGACGTTTCGTTTATGTTGCGTTCTGCTCACTTACAAAAACTACGAAATATTATCGATGATCCGGAAGCAACAGATAATGATCGTTTTGTAGCTTATAATTTATTGCAAAATGCTTCAGTAGCCGTTGAAGGGCAATTGCCTTCTTGTCAAGATACTGGAACTGCGATTGTAGTTGCTAAAAAAGGTGAAAACGTGTACACTGGTGTTGATGATGGCGAGTGGTTGTCTAAAGGAATTTACAATACGTACCAAAATAAAAATCTTCGCTACTCGCAAATTGTTCCGATTTCGATGTTTGAAGAGAAAAATTCGGGTTCAAACTTACCAGCTCAAATTGATATTTATGCTAAAAAAGGAAGTTCATACGAATTCTTGTTTTTAACAAAAGGTGGTGGATCGGCAAACAAAACGTTCTTATATCAAAAAACAAAATCGTTGTTGAATGAAAAATCTTTAGACGAATTCATTCGCGAGCGCATTATGGATTTAGGAACAGCAGCATGTCCTCCGTATCACTTGGCAATCGTAATTGGTGGAACATCTGCCGAAGCAAATTTAGCTGCTGTTAAAAAAGCCTCTGCAGGTTATTATGACCATCTACCAACTTCTGGAAACATGTCTGGACAAGCTTTCCGCGATTTAGAATGGGAAAAAAGAATTCAAATCATCTGTCAAGAAAGTCAAATAGGTGCTCAATTTGGTGGAAAATATTTAACGCATGATGTTCGAGTTATTCGTTTACCTCGTCATGCTGCATCTTGTCCTGTTGGAATGGGAGTATCATGTTCTGCCGATAGAAATATTAAAGGAAAAATTACAAAAGATGGTATTTTCTTAGAACAATTAGAAACCAATCCAGGTCAATTTTTACCAGATACAGCTCCACATTTAGAACCTGCTGTAGAAGTTAATTTGAACAGACCAATGCAAGAAGTATTGGCAGAATTGTCAAAATATCCTATCAAAACACGTTTAAAATTAAACGGAACTTTGATTGTAGCTCGTGATATTGCGCATGCCAAAATCAAAGAATTATTAGATGCTGGAAAACCAATGCCAGAGTATTTCAAAAATCATCCAGTGTATTATGCTGGTCCTGCAAAAACTCCAGACGGAATGCCTTCAGGAAGTTTTGGTCCAACGACTGCTGGAAGAATGGACGTTTATGTTGACGAATTCCAAGCGGCTGGTGGAAGTATGATTACGTTAGCTAAAGGAAACCGAAGCAAAGACGTAATGAACGCTTGTAAAAAACACGGCGGATTCTATTTAGGTTCGATTGGTGGTCCTGCTGCAATTTTAGCAAAAGAAAATATCTTATCGGTTGAAGTTGTTGATTTCCCAGAATTAGGTATGGAAGCCGTAAGAAAAATTGAAGTAAAAGACTTCCCTGCGTTTATTATTACTGATGATAAAGGAAACGATTTCTTTATGAATTTGTAA
- a CDS encoding four helix bundle protein — protein MITFQEKYKNNLILLKSFEFAKKVVQYTEKLEEDRKYVIANQLLKSGTSIGANIKEAQNSESKADFIHKMKIAMKEADETEFWLFLCNELENYPNAEELLTEVFDILKITNKIISTTKKISQ, from the coding sequence ATGATAACATTTCAAGAAAAGTACAAAAACAATTTAATTCTTTTAAAATCATTTGAATTTGCTAAAAAAGTAGTTCAATACACAGAAAAATTAGAAGAAGACAGAAAGTATGTAATCGCCAATCAACTATTAAAATCAGGAACTTCAATAGGAGCAAATATTAAAGAAGCTCAAAATTCTGAAAGCAAAGCAGACTTTATTCATAAAATGAAAATTGCAATGAAAGAAGCCGATGAAACCGAATTTTGGTTATTTCTTTGTAACGAATTAGAAAATTATCCAAATGCAGAAGAATTACTAACGGAAGTTTTTGATATATTAAAAATTACAAATAAAATCATTTCAACAACCAAAAAAATTAGTCAATAA
- a CDS encoding class I SAM-dependent rRNA methyltransferase, with protein sequence MFPKVILKSGKEKSIQRRHPWIFSGAVYGVSREINDGEMVDVVDAKNNHLGTGYFSDKGSIVVRILTFGDEVFSENFWVTKLQSAWYLRTQILDFEVTNAFRVIHGEGDGIPGLIIDYYDNNWVIQAHSIGVFLQMEKIAEAIKSNFPDYCETIYCKSSGTLPNTGTDYFLFGNKVEAVAKENNILFSVNWVEGQKTGFFLDQRENRKLLGEFSKGKKVLNTFCYTGGFSIYAMSAGAELVTSVDISQKAVDLAASNMELNFPKANHKAVADDVFNFMKENHQIYDVIVLDPPAFAKSIKSKHTATQAYKRLNIAGLKALAPNGILFTFSCSQVIDDVLFYNTVAAAAIETGRNIRVLHKLEQGPDHPTNIYHPEGHYLKGLVLFVE encoded by the coding sequence ATGTTCCCAAAAGTAATTTTAAAATCAGGCAAAGAAAAATCTATACAACGTCGTCATCCTTGGATTTTCAGCGGTGCAGTTTATGGCGTAAGTCGTGAAATTAACGATGGTGAAATGGTTGATGTTGTGGATGCAAAAAATAACCATTTAGGAACAGGTTATTTTAGCGATAAAGGAAGTATTGTTGTCCGAATTTTGACTTTTGGTGATGAAGTTTTTTCTGAGAATTTTTGGGTAACCAAACTACAATCGGCTTGGTATTTACGCACCCAAATATTGGATTTTGAAGTTACGAATGCTTTTCGTGTGATTCACGGAGAAGGCGATGGGATTCCTGGATTAATCATTGATTATTACGATAATAATTGGGTAATTCAAGCGCATTCCATTGGAGTTTTTCTTCAAATGGAGAAAATAGCTGAAGCCATAAAATCCAATTTTCCAGACTATTGCGAAACTATTTATTGCAAAAGTTCAGGAACTTTACCAAATACAGGAACTGATTATTTCTTATTCGGAAATAAAGTAGAAGCAGTTGCAAAAGAGAACAACATTTTGTTTTCGGTAAATTGGGTAGAAGGTCAAAAAACAGGTTTCTTCTTAGACCAACGCGAAAATAGAAAGTTACTAGGCGAATTTTCAAAAGGCAAAAAAGTACTAAACACCTTTTGCTACACAGGCGGATTTTCAATTTACGCCATGAGTGCTGGAGCAGAATTAGTAACTTCGGTAGATATTTCTCAAAAAGCTGTGGATTTAGCAGCCAGTAATATGGAATTAAATTTCCCAAAAGCCAATCATAAAGCTGTTGCTGACGATGTGTTCAACTTCATGAAGGAGAATCATCAAATTTACGATGTAATTGTTTTAGATCCACCAGCTTTCGCGAAAAGCATCAAAAGTAAACACACCGCAACGCAAGCTTACAAACGTTTAAATATTGCCGGATTAAAAGCTTTAGCTCCAAACGGAATTTTATTCACATTCTCGTGCTCGCAAGTCATTGACGATGTTTTGTTTTACAATACGGTTGCCGCCGCCGCGATTGAAACAGGAAGAAACATTAGAGTTTTACACAAATTAGAACAAGGGCCAGATCACCCAACCAATATTTACCATCCAGAAGGTCATTATTTAAAAGGATTGGTGTTGTTTGTGGAATAG
- a CDS encoding CoA transferase subunit B yields MALDKNQIAKRIAQEVKDGYYVNLGIGIPTLVANYVRTDISVEFQSENGVLGMGPFPFEGEEDADIINAGKQTITTLPGASFFDSAFSFGMIRAQKVDLTILGAMEVSENGDIANWKIPGKMVKGMGGAMDLVASAENIIVAMMHVNKAGESKILKKCTLPLTGVGCVKKVVTELAVLEITPKGFKLLERAPGVSVEDIIKATEADLIIEGEIPEMKID; encoded by the coding sequence ATGGCATTAGATAAAAATCAAATCGCAAAAAGAATAGCACAAGAAGTTAAAGATGGTTATTATGTTAATTTAGGAATCGGAATACCAACTTTAGTTGCCAATTATGTTCGTACAGATATTTCAGTTGAATTTCAATCAGAAAATGGTGTTTTAGGAATGGGACCTTTCCCTTTTGAAGGTGAAGAAGATGCCGACATCATCAATGCTGGAAAACAAACTATTACTACTTTACCAGGAGCGAGTTTCTTTGACTCAGCATTTAGTTTCGGAATGATTCGAGCTCAAAAAGTAGATTTAACCATTTTAGGAGCTATGGAAGTTTCTGAAAACGGCGATATTGCCAACTGGAAAATTCCAGGAAAAATGGTAAAAGGAATGGGTGGCGCTATGGATTTAGTAGCTTCGGCAGAAAATATTATCGTAGCTATGATGCACGTAAATAAAGCAGGAGAATCTAAAATCTTGAAAAAATGTACGCTTCCATTAACGGGTGTTGGTTGTGTGAAAAAAGTCGTTACGGAATTAGCGGTTTTAGAAATCACACCAAAAGGATTCAAATTGTTAGAACGCGCACCAGGAGTTTCAGTAGAAGACATCATCAAAGCAACAGAAGCCGATTTAATCATCGAAGGAGAAATTCCAGAAATGAAAATCGATTAG
- a CDS encoding NYN domain-containing protein codes for MRTIVYIDGFNFYYGLRNKSRMDANWKKFYWIDFVKLSEQFLMNGEVLEKVKYFTAPPLNRNKQSRQSALFKANSLLNEDRFEVIRGKYYDKQITCSGCGISFSKPEEKRTDVNISVNMVGDSALGLVDKIILISADSDLVPPLEFIKTHYPNIAIKIYFPPCNFSYDLKEIAKGKKITKLEDNSFRFRNSIMDEIVFNKEKSDNATIPEKWK; via the coding sequence ATGAGAACTATTGTTTACATTGATGGGTTTAATTTTTACTATGGTTTGCGAAACAAATCCAGAATGGATGCAAATTGGAAAAAATTCTATTGGATAGATTTTGTAAAATTAAGTGAGCAATTTTTAATGAATGGTGAAGTTCTCGAAAAAGTTAAATACTTTACTGCCCCTCCTTTAAACAGAAACAAACAAAGTCGTCAAAGCGCCTTATTTAAAGCTAATTCGTTATTAAATGAAGATCGATTTGAAGTTATTAGAGGGAAATATTATGATAAACAAATTACTTGTTCTGGTTGTGGAATATCTTTTTCGAAACCAGAAGAAAAGAGAACTGATGTTAACATTTCTGTTAATATGGTTGGTGACAGCGCATTAGGACTGGTAGATAAAATTATATTAATATCCGCAGATAGTGATTTAGTTCCTCCACTTGAATTTATTAAGACGCATTATCCAAATATTGCAATTAAAATTTACTTCCCTCCTTGCAACTTTAGCTATGATCTGAAAGAAATTGCAAAAGGGAAAAAAATAACCAAATTAGAAGATAACTCTTTTAGATTTAGAAATTCTATAATGGATGAAATTGTATTTAACAAAGAAAAAAGCGATAATGCAACTATTCCTGAAAAATGGAAATAA